A stretch of Kaistella flava (ex Peng et al. 2021) DNA encodes these proteins:
- a CDS encoding transposase — protein MQRRKDPLKLAELRHGNCRKTEEEISKALHTNGREDYLFALNQELEMYEVLQSKIVQCDVEIEKILNSTIGKDDNKRQHHIEPKKHKKINKNTPKNIDLNLMAYQYFEGVDLLAIEGVSYSTVLSIMSEVGLEGIKKFPTAKHFASWLRLTPNNKISGGKILSNRIPKGSNRLKIALRNAANAIGNLKDSTPLSDFFKRINFRKGRVSAISATARKLAIIIWNMVVKNQAYVNPEGYLFLDEKRKLGLVKRIQKQITKFGLTNEEINFATN, from the coding sequence TTGCAACGGAGAAAAGATCCTTTAAAATTAGCCGAATTAAGACACGGTAATTGCAGAAAAACAGAAGAAGAAATTTCAAAAGCACTTCATACTAATGGTAGAGAAGATTATTTATTTGCCCTCAATCAAGAGCTTGAGATGTATGAAGTCTTGCAAAGTAAAATTGTACAATGCGATGTAGAAATTGAGAAAATCTTAAACTCAACAATCGGAAAAGACGACAATAAAAGACAGCATCACATTGAACCTAAAAAACACAAAAAAATTAATAAAAACACTCCTAAAAATATCGACTTAAATTTAATGGCCTATCAATATTTTGAAGGTGTAGATTTACTGGCAATAGAAGGAGTTTCCTATTCAACCGTACTTTCAATAATGAGTGAAGTTGGATTAGAGGGTATCAAGAAGTTCCCGACTGCAAAACACTTTGCAAGCTGGTTGAGACTGACCCCAAACAATAAAATAAGTGGTGGTAAAATACTTTCTAATAGGATCCCAAAAGGAAGTAACCGTTTAAAAATCGCTTTAAGAAATGCAGCAAATGCGATTGGTAATCTAAAAGACTCAACACCATTATCGGATTTTTTCAAGCGAATCAATTTTAGAAAAGGTCGAGTATCTGCAATCTCAGCAACTGCAAGGAAATTAGCAATCATCATTTGGAATATGGTCGTTAAAAATCAAGCTTATGTCAATCCGGAAGGCTACTTATTTTTGGATGAAAAAAGAAAACTAGGCTTAGTAAAAAGGATTCAAAAACAAATTACTAAATTTGGTTTGACTAATGAAGAAATTAATTTCGCAACTAATTGA
- a CDS encoding IS110 family transposase — MNENKISMEIINSNAAGIDIGSRSHWVAVGQKEEDIKEFGVFNEDLKNLSNWLKEKDIQTVAMESTGTYWQALYAILLADGFQVILCNGKFTKNIKGRKTDVQDCQWIQKLHSIGLLTGSFLPDEITEKLRTYCRHRANLLDSAASTSKKCKIFTVIKPSIRCCC, encoded by the coding sequence ATGAATGAGAACAAAATTTCAATGGAAATTATCAATTCAAATGCTGCAGGAATTGATATTGGTAGCCGATCTCACTGGGTTGCGGTTGGCCAAAAAGAGGAAGATATTAAAGAGTTTGGTGTTTTTAATGAGGACTTAAAAAATCTCTCAAATTGGCTCAAAGAAAAAGACATTCAAACCGTTGCAATGGAAAGTACAGGAACTTATTGGCAAGCACTTTATGCTATTTTATTGGCTGATGGATTCCAAGTGATTTTGTGTAATGGCAAATTCACTAAGAATATTAAAGGCAGAAAAACAGATGTTCAAGATTGTCAATGGATTCAAAAACTACACAGTATAGGCCTTTTAACAGGTAGTTTCCTTCCAGATGAAATTACAGAGAAGCTCAGAACCTACTGTCGTCATCGTGCAAATTTATTAGATTCTGCAGCAAGCACTTCAAAAAAATGCAAAATATTTACGGTTATTAAACCTTCGATTAGATGTTGTTGTTAA
- a CDS encoding transposase yields the protein MAYQYFEGVDLLAIEGVSYSTVLSIMSEVGLEGIKKFPTAKHFASWLRLTPNNKISGGKILSNRIPKGSNRLKIALRNAANAIGNLKDSTPLSDFFKRINFRKGRVSAISATARKLAIIIWNMVVKNQAYVNPEGYLFLDEKRKLGLVKRIQKQITKFGLTNEEINFATN from the coding sequence ATGGCCTATCAATATTTTGAAGGTGTAGATTTACTGGCAATAGAAGGAGTTTCCTATTCAACCGTACTTTCAATAATGAGTGAAGTTGGATTAGAGGGTATCAAGAAGTTCCCGACTGCAAAACACTTTGCAAGCTGGTTGAGACTGACCCCAAACAATAAAATAAGTGGTGGTAAAATACTTTCTAATAGGATCCCAAAAGGAAGTAACCGTTTAAAAATCGCTTTAAGAAATGCAGCAAATGCGATTGGTAATCTAAAAGACTCAACACCATTATCGGATTTTTTCAAGCGAATCAATTTTAGAAAAGGTCGAGTATCTGCAATCTCAGCAACTGCAAGGAAATTAGCAATCATCATTTGGAATATGGTCGTTAAAAATCAAGCTTATGTCAATCCGGAAGGCTACTTATTTTTGGATGAAAAAAGAAAACTAGGCTTAGTAAAAAGGATTCAAAAACAAATTACTAAATTTGGTTTGACTAATGAAGAAATTAATTTCGCAACTAATTGA
- a CDS encoding tetratricopeptide repeat protein, whose amino-acid sequence MKFPHYLLIFLILLTSCKSDKISEKSIELNNKAINAISVEQYSEALKYSEQAIKADEKNYNAYTIKAQMFIKQNNLNEAEKTIQKQLEIKPDFAEGWTFKGLINDLNGNQKLANQDYQKSIELFKERNQNKEFNPQLNDSNIYFSLLLIGDLNSQKEMEKLENKWENNKPAYETMISVKKMGKKELIKQMLID is encoded by the coding sequence ATGAAATTCCCTCATTATTTACTTATCTTTCTTATTCTATTAACATCTTGTAAATCTGATAAAATTTCTGAAAAATCGATTGAACTAAATAATAAAGCGATAAATGCGATTAGTGTGGAACAATATTCAGAAGCGTTAAAATATTCCGAGCAAGCGATTAAAGCAGATGAAAAAAATTATAACGCTTATACGATAAAAGCACAAATGTTTATTAAGCAAAACAATTTAAATGAAGCCGAAAAAACAATTCAAAAACAATTGGAAATAAAACCAGATTTCGCAGAAGGTTGGACATTTAAAGGATTGATTAACGATTTAAACGGAAATCAAAAACTCGCAAACCAAGATTATCAAAAAAGTATTGAATTATTTAAAGAAAGAAATCAAAATAAAGAATTTAATCCTCAATTAAACGATTCAAACATATATTTTTCACTACTATTAATAGGCGATTTAAACAGCCAAAAAGAGATGGAAAAATTAGAAAATAAATGGGAGAATAATAAACCCGCTTATGAAACCATGATTTCAGTAAAAAAAATGGGCAAAAAAGAATTAATTAAACAGATGTTAATAGACTAA
- a CDS encoding aspartyl protease family protein — MKKLISQLIDCEQKRKTLVRIPKETTLKNIYIILSLILYSLIYSQEKIEIPFTYENNLINIQIGVNGKKEHFIFDTGARNVLTKKFADESHFKLKDGRKIGGYKGKTESFKTDVKLITIQNKDLNDVSFIVLDWEFLNQLNISGIVGVEFFTDLGYQKFMIDYKSKKIILGTELPVSPEYKFKMVKKGYPRILMKNEKFLIDTGNPLFGEISESILANNANCTKYTISSLSITNKHIDLCNIILPDEKNVNFNFQSFKIKNSRNVIGNLTLQNFIIYFDIENKEFYLNENKFFSTLKDIWFLNNNIGYIVSVINENSELYNLGIREGFYLTEINNKKVTEFLDGQEINFYLLNHKNMVLKFKNMDNIEITETVSEIK; from the coding sequence ATGAAGAAATTAATTTCGCAACTAATTGATTGTGAGCAAAAAAGAAAAACGTTAGTCAGAATCCCAAAAGAAACTACATTGAAAAACATATATATAATTCTAAGTCTCATTTTATACAGTTTAATCTATTCTCAAGAAAAGATTGAGATACCTTTTACATATGAAAATAATTTAATTAATATTCAAATTGGTGTTAATGGTAAGAAAGAACATTTTATATTTGATACTGGGGCAAGAAATGTTTTAACCAAAAAATTCGCTGATGAAAGTCATTTTAAATTAAAAGATGGAAGAAAAATAGGTGGTTATAAAGGTAAAACAGAATCATTTAAAACGGACGTCAAACTGATAACCATTCAAAATAAAGATTTAAATGATGTTTCATTTATAGTTCTAGATTGGGAGTTTTTAAATCAATTAAATATTTCAGGCATTGTAGGTGTGGAATTTTTTACTGACTTGGGCTATCAAAAGTTTATGATTGACTATAAAAGCAAAAAAATAATTTTAGGAACGGAACTTCCAGTTAGTCCAGAATATAAATTTAAAATGGTCAAAAAGGGTTATCCTAGAATTTTAATGAAAAATGAAAAATTTCTGATTGACACCGGAAATCCGTTGTTTGGGGAGATATCTGAATCAATTCTTGCTAATAATGCGAACTGTACGAAATATACAATTTCATCATTATCTATTACTAATAAACATATTGATTTATGCAACATTATTTTACCTGATGAAAAAAATGTAAATTTTAATTTTCAGTCATTTAAAATAAAAAATTCCCGTAATGTCATTGGAAATCTAACATTACAAAATTTCATTATATATTTTGACATAGAAAATAAAGAATTTTATTTAAATGAAAATAAATTCTTCTCTACGTTAAAAGATATTTGGTTTCTCAATAACAATATTGGTTACATTGTGTCTGTAATAAATGAAAATTCTGAACTATATAATTTAGGAATTAGAGAGGGATTTTATTTGACAGAAATAAATAATAAAAAAGTTACAGAATTTTTAGACGGACAAGAAATAAATTTTTATTTGCTCAATCATAAAAACATGGTTTTGAAGTTTAAAAATATGGATAATATTGAAATCACTGAAACCGTGTCAGAAATAAAATAA
- a CDS encoding GLPGLI family protein, translated as MKRIKFLLFLTLANMAFAQNKLFLYDYKFIPDSISRDNSKNELMILNIQKDRSEFYSSERYSSDSTQLAESKKGIMAMPFSKEMISDRVIKFPNSNLIIYITFLSWDKYIIKQDIDLKWTLENDFSKILNYDVQKATIEFGGRKWIAWFTKEIPIQDGPYKFKNLPGLILKIEDSNKNHTFELKGIKSATTEFDYPNLNNYKEYKLSYDQYVKKYKNYRKNPTADLVDKIPDQRDANGNFRTSTQIIRELNNQWLERFKKDNNIIEVNLLQ; from the coding sequence ATGAAAAGAATCAAATTTTTACTTTTTCTTACTTTAGCCAATATGGCATTTGCCCAAAACAAATTATTTTTATACGATTATAAATTTATTCCAGATTCGATTAGTAGAGATAATTCGAAAAATGAATTAATGATTTTGAATATTCAAAAAGATAGATCTGAATTTTATAGTTCCGAAAGATATTCTTCTGATTCAACACAGTTAGCAGAAAGTAAGAAAGGAATTATGGCAATGCCATTTAGTAAAGAAATGATTAGTGATAGAGTTATAAAGTTCCCTAATTCAAATCTCATAATCTACATAACTTTCTTATCTTGGGATAAATATATTATTAAACAAGACATTGATTTAAAATGGACGTTGGAAAATGATTTCTCCAAAATTTTAAATTATGATGTTCAAAAAGCAACAATCGAATTTGGAGGAAGAAAATGGATTGCATGGTTTACTAAAGAAATCCCAATTCAAGATGGACCATATAAATTTAAAAACCTTCCAGGTTTGATTCTGAAAATTGAGGATTCTAATAAAAATCACACTTTTGAATTAAAAGGAATAAAAAGTGCAACTACCGAATTTGACTATCCAAATTTGAATAATTATAAAGAGTATAAATTGAGTTATGATCAATATGTAAAAAAATATAAGAATTATCGGAAAAATCCAACGGCGGATTTAGTTGATAAAATTCCAGACCAGAGAGATGCAAATGGTAATTTTAGAACTTCTACACAAATAATAAGAGAATTAAATAATCAGTGGTTAGAACGTTTTAAAAAAGACAATAATATAATCGAAGTAAACCTGCTACAATAA
- a CDS encoding IS110 family transposase yields MNENKISMEIINSNAAGIDIGSRSHWVAVGQKEEDIKEFGVFNEDLKNLSNWLKEKDIQTVAMESTGTYWQALYAILLADGFQVILCNGKFTKNIKGRKTDVQDCQWIQKLHSIGLLTGSFLPDEITEKLRTYCRHRANLLDSAASTSKKMQKYLRLLNLRLDVVVNDICGLTGLLIIHAICNGEKDPLKLAELRHGNCRKTEEEISKALHTNGREDYLFALNQELEMYEVLQSKIVQCDVEIEKILNSTIGKDDNKRQHHIEPKKHTKINKTLLKIST; encoded by the coding sequence ATGAATGAGAACAAAATTTCAATGGAAATTATCAATTCAAATGCTGCAGGAATTGATATTGGTAGCCGATCTCACTGGGTTGCGGTTGGCCAAAAAGAGGAAGATATTAAAGAGTTTGGTGTTTTTAATGAGGACTTAAAAAATCTCTCAAATTGGCTCAAAGAAAAAGACATTCAAACCGTTGCAATGGAAAGTACAGGAACTTATTGGCAAGCACTTTATGCTATTTTATTGGCTGATGGATTCCAAGTGATTTTGTGTAATGGCAAATTCACTAAGAATATTAAAGGCAGAAAAACAGATGTTCAAGATTGTCAATGGATTCAAAAACTACACAGTATAGGCCTTTTAACAGGTAGTTTCCTTCCAGATGAAATTACAGAGAAGCTCAGAACCTACTGTCGTCATCGTGCAAATTTATTAGATTCTGCAGCAAGCACTTCAAAAAAAATGCAAAAATATTTACGGTTATTAAACCTTCGATTAGATGTTGTTGTTAATGACATCTGTGGTTTAACTGGATTACTCATCATTCATGCGATTTGCAACGGAGAAAAAGATCCTTTAAAATTAGCCGAATTAAGACACGGTAATTGCAGAAAAACAGAAGAAGAAATTTCAAAAGCACTTCATACTAATGGTAGAGAAGATTATTTATTTGCCCTCAATCAAGAGCTTGAGATGTATGAAGTCTTGCAAAGTAAAATTGTACAATGCGATGTAGAAATTGAGAAAATCTTAAACTCAACAATCGGAAAAGACGACAATAAAAGACAGCATCACATTGAACCTAAAAAACACACAAAAATTAATAAAACACTCCTAAAAATATCGACTTAA